The genomic interval TACCGTTGACACCAAGATAAGATATTGGGAGAGTTGTTCCATCATGGACACGGCCTTCGTCGCCTTCATTCCGCTCTCGAACTGGCTGCGCGGGTTTGATCGCTACCGCATGAAGTATTCGAAGGCATCCATCGCGGAGTCGACCTTCCCCGACGCGTTCTACATGTTGAAAGAGGACGAGCCCTGGGCGCCCGGGCTCGAGAAGGCGCGGCGGCTGGTGGCGAAGCTGGGCCGCGCGAAAGACCGGATCGTCGCATTGCGAGCGCGGCTGCCGACCACGGGGGCGCCGGCGATGCGGCCCAACGACGCCACGGGAACCGGTATCGGCTGGCGGTGGCCCTCCCCCGAGGTGCCGCTGAGTGGCGTGGCCTGGGTCGACGAAACCGGCGCGTTGCGGCCGACGTTTCACGAGGAGGTCACCGCCCAGGCGTTCCTGCTCGATGACACGGGGCTCGCGGCATGGGCGGACTGCCGGCCTCGCACCTTCTCGGTGCTCCCCGTGGCGAAAGCCTGCCAGGCGAAATGTGCGTTCTGTTTCTCGAAGGCCAGCGCATCGGACCTGGAGCGCCAGCGCAACATCTCCCTCGAGCATCAGCTGCGATGGGCGGACCTCGCGCGGGAACGAGGGGCCGAGCGCGCCGTCATCACCGGAGGCGGCGAGCCGACCTTGCTGGCACCCGGCGCGCTGCGCGCCCTGGTTCAGGGCCTCGCGGAGCGGTTCTCGAAGACGCTGCTCATCACCAATGGCGCGCGGCTCGATGCGGCGCAGGTGCACGCGTTGCGTGACGCGGGGCTCTCGGCGTTGGCCATCAGCCGTCACGGTGTCACCCGGGAAGACGACGCACGCATCATGGGATTGTCGGTCGACTCGGGTGCGCTCGCGCGGGCCTTTGGTCTTCGCAGCCGAGCCATCTGCGTGCTTCAGCGCGGAGGGGTCGACGATGAGACCAAGGTCCAGGCCTATCTCGAGCGCAGCGCGCGTGAGGGGTTTCATGAGGTCTGTTTCAAGGAGCTCTATGTCTCCAGCCTCTCCGAGAACCCCTGGGCGCCGAGCGCGGTGAACCGGTATTGCGAGGAGCATCAAGTGCCGCTCGCGGTGGTGCTCCGGGCGATGGAGGCGGGGGGATTCACACAGGTCGCCGAGCTGCCCTGGGGCAGCCCGGTGTTCGAGGGCGAGGTCGCGGGCCGGGTGCTGCGTGCCGCGGCCTATACGGAGCCGTCGGTCGGGTGGGAGCGGACACATCGGTTGGTGCGTTCATGGAATCTCATGAGCGACGGGACGTGTCTGGCGTCACTGGAAGACCCGGCGTCGGAGCTGCGCTCATGAATCACGAGGCCTTTCTCGCGGTACGCGACGCGTTGCGAAGCAAGCGCCCCGAGCTCATCGACCTGGCGGAGCTCAACGTCTATCGAAGCCTGGGGCCGACGTTCGAGGCCATCGCGCCATCGACGCATCAAGAGGCACCGTACCGGTGTCATCTCGCCGAGCGGTTCCTCGCGCATCTGGGGCTCGAGGCGGGGGTCAAGGCCCGGACACAGGTCAGTCACGGGGTGAGGCGTTCCCTGCGGGTGCTGTTCGGGTGGCTCGCGTCACGCAAGGCCCGCGTCGGAATCCCAGACGATGTGTATCCGGTGTATCTCCAGCTCGCGCGGGAGGCGGGGGTCGAAGTCGTTCGCTTCCCTGCGCGCGAGGGGATTCCGGTGCTCGACGCCTTCGATGCGCTCCTCCTCTGCGAACCGCTCAAGCCGTGGGGACACACGCCGCCGCGAGAAGAGCTGGAGCGGGTGGAGGCCTGGGTTCACGAGGCGCCGGAGCGCCGGGTGCTGCTGATTGACTCCGCGTACGCGACGCCTCCGAATCCCTGGACGCTGCGGCTGCTGCGCGAAGAGCTCGCGTTCGTCCTCGTCTCGCTCTCGAAAGGCTGGCTCCTCCCCGACCATGTGGGGCTGTGCATCACGCCCTCGAGATGGAAGGAAGACGCGCGCGCCGCGTTCGCGCCATTGCCGAAGGACGAGCAGAAGCTGCGCATCGGCTACGCGGCCCTCACGGAGCACGCGGCACGGCCTCGGCGGGTCAGCGAAATCCTGGCGGAGCGAGCACGCCGCCTGGATGCCTTCACCGCCAGCAACCCAGGGCTCCGCGCCGCCTCCTGTGTCGGATACTTCGCGGTGTCACAGTGCTCCTTCGAGGAGCTGCTGGAGCAAGGCATCCTCGGAGTGCCAGCCTCCGTCTTCGGTGGCCCGGCACGGATGAGCATTATTTCAAGCCTGTCCCCATCCGGGCGCATCCCAGCGATACATCGCTGATACGCCAGACCCGCCCAGGGGCGAGGCCACGCCGCACAACGACTCACGGCCTGAGAACAAGCCGTGAGTCGTACGACGAATCACTCCGAATAGCTGTAGCTGTAGACCAGGTGCCACTGGCGGTTGTAGACGCGCCGCATGGTGAACCAGCCGCTGTGGCAGCTACCGGTGTTGCTCGCGCTGTAGCCGTAGACGAAGCCGTTGATGGTGTGGGCCTCGAGCGTCGGCGTGCCCGGGTTCTCGCAGGACTGGGTGATGCGAACGTCCTGATACGCGGCCTCGGCGTACACTTCCTCCTGGCCCTCGAAGTCATAGAGAGAGTGGACGCGAGCACCGGTGACGGAGCTGATGAGCGTGGCCTGGTCCGCATCGGTCAGCGTCAGCGAGTTCTGGAGGTGCGCGAGCGTCGCGGCCTCGTTGGTCAGCGTGCCCACCACGCGGTGGACCGCGCCATTCGTGTCATTGAGCGCCGTCCGGATGGCCGCGATGCCCGCGGAGCCCTGGTACACGGAGGTGTCGCCCCACGTGAAGCTCAGGGCCTTGCCCGCGGTGTAGGCGCTGAGCGCGCAGGTCGCGCCCGGGGCGACCGACTCCACCAGGATGACCTTGCGCAGACGGTGCTCGGGGTTCAACAGCGCGATGCACTCATTGCCAGCGACACCGTCGTAGTTCGCGGCCGGCAGCACGGCCTCGATCATGTTGTAGACGCGGAAGTTAGGGTCCGTGACTTCCTGCGCGGCGGCGTCGACGTTGGGGTTGGCATTATCAGCTTCCGGCGCGCCGCCGGCACAGCCAACCATGAGGGATGAAGCAAGGACGAAAGAAGAAAAGCGGAGGGAGATGTTCATGGGCGCGGAAGATAGCACACAGGATTCACTCAATCACAATCATGATGTGCATTACCGCCCCAATACTTCTCCCCGCCCCCGCTACACGACATGTGTCACGAACGCGTCACCAGGAGGGCCACGTCGTTACTTCTGCGACATGATCCACTTCACCAGCGCACGGGCCTCCGCATCCGAGACCTCTTTGTTCGCTGGCATTGGAACAATCCCCCAAACGCCGCTGCTGCCCTTCAACACCCGCTGCGTCAGCTTGTCTTCGGCGTCCTTCTGCTTGCCGTACTTGGTGGAAATCTCCTTGTAGGAGGGCCCGACCAGTCGCGCCGACGCCGAGTGGCACGTCGCGCAGTTCTTGGCCTTCGCAAGGGCCTCGCTCGCGAGCGCCGCGTTGGACACCAGCACCACCGCGGCAACACTCATCCCCAACAAACGCTTCATCACGGTCTCCAATCGGCTCAGTCTCTCAAAGGCATCTGACACAGCGGCTCGACACATGGGCTACAGGGCGGCCTGCCCCTGAGCGACGCGCACCACGCTTCCCTCATTCAACGTGTCCGGCGGACTCAGCACCACGAGGTCCGACTCGGACACGCCCTCCAGCACCTCGACCTGGGAGCCGAGGTCTCGTCCCAGCACCACCACACGCTGATGGACCGCGTTCGCCGCGTCCACCACCAGCACGGTCATCCCCTCGCGCCGCGCGGCCAGCGCGCTTGCGGGGACCAGCAAGGGCGGGACGTCCCGCTCGATGAGCAGCCGCACGCGGACGAAGGCCCCCGCGAACAGCCCTTGCTCGTTGGAGAGCTGCACCTCCGTCAACAGCGTCCGGGTCCCCGGGTCCAGAACCCCCGAGGTCCGCACCACCCGCCCCAGGAGCCCCCGCGCGGGTGCGTCCAGCGTGGAGATGCGGGCCTCGAGCCCCGGGCGGATGTCCTGCGCGAGCGACTGCGGCACGTCCACGTACACCTTCAGCGCATGGGTCTGGGCCAGCTCGAAGAGGCTGGTCACCCCCGAGGTGCTCCCCGCGGTGACAAGCGCCCCGGGGTCCACGTTGCGACGGACGATGAGACCATCGAAGGGCGCCACCACCCGGCGGTAGGCATACAGCGCCTCGAGCCGCTCCACCTCCGCCTTCGCGCTCTTCAGCGCGGCCTCCGCGGAGTTGGCCCGAGCCCGAGCCTCTTCGGACACCTCGTGGCTGACATTCCCCTCCCGCGCGAGCGTCTGGTTGCGCTCCGAGGAGGCCCGCGCGAACTCGAGGTTGCGCTCGGTCTCATCCAGGCGGGCGCGCGCCCTGTGGCACTCGGCCTGGAGTTCGGGCGCCTCGAGCTCCGCGAGGACCTGGCCCGCGCGAACCTTGTCTCCGAGCTCCACGTGGACACGCCCCACGAACCCGGTGATGCGCGCGTGCAGGGACGCCCGCTGGATGGGGAGCACCGTGCCCGGCAACGTGAGCTCCGCCTTCGCCGTGGCCCGGCGCACGCGCGTGGTGGCCACCAGGGGCGGCTGCTTCGACTCCTCCGCGCGGCGGTCCAAGGCGCGCTCCCGCTCGAGCCGAGGCGCCACGCCGAGGCCCAGCAGCGCCAACAGCAAGGCCCCCAGGCCCCAGGCCCAGCCCCGGCCCTGCTTGTCCGGGGGCGGCGCCACCGGGGGAACCTGGGACTCCGGCTCGCTCATGGGGAGGACTTGCGGCTTCACGCGGTCACCGAGGGCTCGAGTTCAGGTGCTGCCACGCGGACGCTCCGCCGCGCCAGCATCAGGCTGTAGACCACGGGGACGAAGAACAAGGTCGCGACCGTGGCGCCCACCAGTCCGCCGATGACCGCGCAGCCCAGCGCCGCGTTCTGTTCTCCACCTTCACTCAGCCCCAGGGACATGGGGAGCATGCCCAACCCCATGGCCAGCGCCGTCATCAGCACGGGACGCACCCGCACCCGCCCCGCCTCGAGCGCCGCCTCCAGCGCGCTGGCGCCTCGCATCCGCTGCTCGTTGGCGAAGGACACCACCAGCACGGAGTTCGCCGTCGCCACCCCCACGCTCATGATGGCGCCCATCAACGAAGGGATGCTGAAAGACGTCTGCGTGACGAAGAGGGCCACCACCATGCCCACCACGGCCCCCGGCAGCGCGGTGATGATGATGAAGGGAATCAGCCAGGACTGGAAGTTGACGACCATCAGCGCGTAGACGAGCACCGCCGCGAACAGCAACCCCAGCAGCAGCCGCTCGAAGCTGCTGCGCATGCTGTCCACCTGACCACGCACCTGGATGCGTGAGCCCGGCGGCAACTGCCCCCGGTAATGCTCCACCACGCGCTCCAGCCGCTCGGACACACTGCCCAGGTCCGAGTCCTGGACGTCCGCGCGGACGTTGTAGGTGGGCTGGATGTCCACGTGGCTGATGAAGACAGGCGTCTGCGCGCGCTGGACCCTCGCGAAGTCTCCTAGCAGCTGGTTGCCCTCACGCGTGGGCAAGGCCAGCCGCGTCAGGTCCTCCACCGAACCCACGCGTGTCTCGGGGACTCGCACGGACACGGGATAGCTGTTGCCCGTCTTCGGGTCGCTCCAGAAGCTGGGGCTCACCTGGGAGCTTGAGGACACGGTGAGCAGCATGTTGTTGGCCACATCCCGCTGCGTGAGCCCCACCGCGCCGGAGCGGACCCGGTCCACGTCGAAGTGCAGACGGGGCGCGTTCATCACCTGGAACAAGCGCACGTCCACGGCTCCGCGCACCTGGTTCAGCTCCGCCTCCAGCTTCCGCGCCACGGCGTAGATGGCCTCGCGCTGCGAGCCGGAGATCTGCACGTCGATGGGAGACGGCAGCCCGAAGTTGAGAATCTGCGTCACGATATCCGCGGGCTGGAAATAGAACCCCAGCTCTGGGAACCGCGAGGGAAGCTGCTCGCGGAGCAACCGCACGTAGGCGTCCGTCCTCCGCCGCCGCTCCGGAGACAGGACAACGAGCACCTCGCCATCCGCGCTGCTCACGTTGGACGTATCCGTCAGCGCGAGGTTGTAGCCGCCCGGCATCCCCATCTGGTCAATCATGCTCACCCGGTCCTCCGCCGGGATGAGCTCGCGCACGGCCTCCTCCACCTGGGACAGATAGCGCTCCGTCTCCTCGATGCGCGTCCCCGGGGGCGCCACGACATGGAGGCGCAGCTGGCCGGAGTCCACGGTGGGAAAGAAGTCGCGGCCCACGAAGGGCATCAGCGCCAACGCCCCCAGCATCGCGAGCGAGAAGAGGACCAGCACGCGGCGCGGATGCACCAGGGCGTGCTGGAGCGCGCTCACATAACGCTCGCGGAAGTGTTCGAAGCCCGCCTCGAACCGGTGGTGCAGGCGCGCGAACCACCCCACCGCGGGCTGGCCATGCCGGTCCACCTCCGCGCGCAGCAGGAACTGCACGAGCGTGGGCACCAGGGTGCGCGAAAGGACATACGACGCCATGACGGCCAGCCCCACCGCCAACCCCATGGGGAGGAAGAGGTAGCGGGCCGGCCCTTCGAGGAAGAGCACGGAGATGAAGACGATGCCGATGGAGAGCGAGGCGACGAAGGCGGGCACGGCGATCTGCTCCGCGCCATCCAGGATGGCCTGGGTGAGCGGCTTGCCCAGGGCCAGGTTGCGGTGGATGTTCTCGAGCTCCACCGTGGCGTCATCCACCAGGATGCCCACCGCGAGCGCCAGCCCTCCGAGCGTCATGGAGTTGAGGGAGTAGCCCAGGCCCCGCAGCATCAGGATCGCCGCCAGCACCGACAACGGAATGGAGATGGCGATGATGAGCGTGCTGCGCCAGCTCCCGATGAACAACAGGAGCATCGTCGCGGTCAGCAGCGCGGCAATCACGCCCTCCACCAGGAGCCCGTGGATGGCGGTGGTCACGAAGGAGGACTGGTCCGCCAGCAGCCTCACCGTCAGCCCCTCCGGCGCGGCGGCCTGGAGGGTTGGGACGAGCTCACGCACCCGCCGGGCGACCTCCAGCGTCGAGGCCTCTCCCGTCTTCATCACGGACAGGATGATGGAGCGCCGCCCCTCCTCGCGCGCGATGTTCGTCTGCACCGCGAACCCGTCATGCACATGCGCCACGTCCCGCAGGAACACGACGCGGCCATCCCCCCGGCGCACCGGGATGTCATTGAGCGCGTCGATGGTCTCCGGGCTGCTGTTGAGCGTCACCCGGTACTCATGTGCCCCCATCTTGATGCTCCCCGTGGGGAGGACCAGGTTCTGCGCGGAGACCGCCGAGGCGGCGTCATGCGGCGACAAGCCGTGCGCCTTGAGCGCCTCCAGGTCCAGGTCCACGGTGATCTGCCGGGGCTTGCCGCCCGTGAGCTGGGGAATGCGCGAGCCCTGCACCGTCCCAAGCAAGGGACGCACGCGCTGGTTCACGTGGTCGTAGATTTGAGACTCGGTGAGGGTCTCGCTGCTGAAGGAGAGCTGGAGGATGGGGACGCTGCTGGCCGAATAACGCAGGATGATGGGGGGCTGCGTTCCCGGGGGCATCCGCCGGGTAATGGATTGCGATGAGGCCGTCACCTGGGCCATGGCCTCGGCCACGTCAGCCCCGGGATGTAGATACAACCGTCCGACTGAAACACCGTCGAATGACTGGCTTTCCTGCCGCGCCAGGTTGGCCACGTTGTTGGCCAGGGAGTACTCACTGAACTGGGTGATCTGCCGCTCAATCTGCTGCGCGGGCAGTCCCTCGTATGTCCATACAACGCTGATGACAGGGAGATCGACCTCCGGGAGGATGTCCGTGGGCGCCTGGCGGATGACATGCACGCTCACGAAGATGAGCAGCAATGCAGCCACCACGAAGGTATAGGGGCGTTGGAGCGCGAGTCGGACAATCCACATCACTTCACTTCTCCTCCTCTGTTCTTTGCCATGGAAACCCCGAGCGAGGCAATGTCCGCGCCGCTTGCTTAAACAGGCGCGAGTGGGGCACCATCCGCGTCGAGCCCGTCATGAAAAACGTCGTGATACCTCCGTCCTCCGATGTGGCTGTCCACTCGGCGATACAGCTGAATCGCCGGCAGCTCTTGCAGTGGTTGGGATTCGGCGTGGTGGCTTCCAGTTGTGGGACGCTCCAGCTCAAACCCACCCAGCCCTCCGCCCATCCGGCCGCCGTCCAACTCATCACGCCGGACCAGGCGGGCCCCCTGACAGACGACCTGCTCGAGGTCCTGCGCGACACGGCCCGCATGGTTTCACGCTTCGTGGGCATGGATGGAAAGCTCAACGAGTCGATGTTGGAGACCTACCTGCGCCTCAAGTGCGAGGAGCGTCCGTCCTATCTGGCGACGTATGCGAACTACGCGGCGGAGGTGCGGCGCCCCGCACAGCTCTCCCAGGCCTGGCTCTCCGAATTGAAGGAGCTCCACCGCGTGAAGGTGGTGGGAGAGCTCGCCCTCATGTCGCTCATCAGCGAGGGCTTCCGGGCCTTCGGCTTCGCCAACTTCAACGGCTACATGGGCGGCCTCTGGCACGCCCCACGCGAGTCGGGCTCCTTCCGCGCCTCGGACGAGCCGTAGCCACACTCTTCTCCGACAGGATATCTCACCCATGAGGCTGTGCATCGTCGGAAGTGGTATCGCCGCCACCGTCACCGCGCGGGCCGCGCTGGAGCGGGGCTACGAAGTGGTCATGGTCGAAGCGGGTCCCCGGATGCCCATGCGGGACTCGCGCCGCTGGCTGGACTTCGTCACCACGGGCGTGCGTCCCTACAACATCTGTGAGGACACACAGGGGGACGCCAACACCCGGCCCGAGGGCGTCTCCGAGCGGGACCACTACCTCATCAAAGGCAGCCGGCTGATGGCCGTGGGCGGGTCCACGCTGCACTGGAGCGGCTGGACGCCCCGCCTCCAACCCGAGGACTTCGAGCTGCACACGCGCACCGGTCATGGCATCGACTGGCC from Myxococcus stipitatus carries:
- a CDS encoding radical SAM protein codes for the protein MDTAFVAFIPLSNWLRGFDRYRMKYSKASIAESTFPDAFYMLKEDEPWAPGLEKARRLVAKLGRAKDRIVALRARLPTTGAPAMRPNDATGTGIGWRWPSPEVPLSGVAWVDETGALRPTFHEEVTAQAFLLDDTGLAAWADCRPRTFSVLPVAKACQAKCAFCFSKASASDLERQRNISLEHQLRWADLARERGAERAVITGGGEPTLLAPGALRALVQGLAERFSKTLLITNGARLDAAQVHALRDAGLSALAISRHGVTREDDARIMGLSVDSGALARAFGLRSRAICVLQRGGVDDETKVQAYLERSAREGFHEVCFKELYVSSLSENPWAPSAVNRYCEEHQVPLAVVLRAMEAGGFTQVAELPWGSPVFEGEVAGRVLRAAAYTEPSVGWERTHRLVRSWNLMSDGTCLASLEDPASELRS
- a CDS encoding efflux RND transporter periplasmic adaptor subunit; the protein is MKPQVLPMSEPESQVPPVAPPPDKQGRGWAWGLGALLLALLGLGVAPRLERERALDRRAEESKQPPLVATTRVRRATAKAELTLPGTVLPIQRASLHARITGFVGRVHVELGDKVRAGQVLAELEAPELQAECHRARARLDETERNLEFARASSERNQTLAREGNVSHEVSEEARARANSAEAALKSAKAEVERLEALYAYRRVVAPFDGLIVRRNVDPGALVTAGSTSGVTSLFELAQTHALKVYVDVPQSLAQDIRPGLEARISTLDAPARGLLGRVVRTSGVLDPGTRTLLTEVQLSNEQGLFAGAFVRVRLLIERDVPPLLVPASALAARREGMTVLVVDAANAVHQRVVVLGRDLGSQVEVLEGVSESDLVVLSPPDTLNEGSVVRVAQGQAAL
- a CDS encoding aminotransferase class I/II-fold pyridoxal phosphate-dependent enzyme — encoded protein: MNHEAFLAVRDALRSKRPELIDLAELNVYRSLGPTFEAIAPSTHQEAPYRCHLAERFLAHLGLEAGVKARTQVSHGVRRSLRVLFGWLASRKARVGIPDDVYPVYLQLAREAGVEVVRFPAREGIPVLDAFDALLLCEPLKPWGHTPPREELERVEAWVHEAPERRVLLIDSAYATPPNPWTLRLLREELAFVLVSLSKGWLLPDHVGLCITPSRWKEDARAAFAPLPKDEQKLRIGYAALTEHAARPRRVSEILAERARRLDAFTASNPGLRAASCVGYFAVSQCSFEELLEQGILGVPASVFGGPARMSIISSLSPSGRIPAIHR
- a CDS encoding c-type cytochrome, giving the protein MKRLLGMSVAAVVLVSNAALASEALAKAKNCATCHSASARLVGPSYKEISTKYGKQKDAEDKLTQRVLKGSSGVWGIVPMPANKEVSDAEARALVKWIMSQK
- a CDS encoding efflux RND transporter permease subunit → MWIVRLALQRPYTFVVAALLLIFVSVHVIRQAPTDILPEVDLPVISVVWTYEGLPAQQIERQITQFSEYSLANNVANLARQESQSFDGVSVGRLYLHPGADVAEAMAQVTASSQSITRRMPPGTQPPIILRYSASSVPILQLSFSSETLTESQIYDHVNQRVRPLLGTVQGSRIPQLTGGKPRQITVDLDLEALKAHGLSPHDAASAVSAQNLVLPTGSIKMGAHEYRVTLNSSPETIDALNDIPVRRGDGRVVFLRDVAHVHDGFAVQTNIAREEGRRSIILSVMKTGEASTLEVARRVRELVPTLQAAAPEGLTVRLLADQSSFVTTAIHGLLVEGVIAALLTATMLLLFIGSWRSTLIIAISIPLSVLAAILMLRGLGYSLNSMTLGGLALAVGILVDDATVELENIHRNLALGKPLTQAILDGAEQIAVPAFVASLSIGIVFISVLFLEGPARYLFLPMGLAVGLAVMASYVLSRTLVPTLVQFLLRAEVDRHGQPAVGWFARLHHRFEAGFEHFRERYVSALQHALVHPRRVLVLFSLAMLGALALMPFVGRDFFPTVDSGQLRLHVVAPPGTRIEETERYLSQVEEAVRELIPAEDRVSMIDQMGMPGGYNLALTDTSNVSSADGEVLVVLSPERRRRTDAYVRLLREQLPSRFPELGFYFQPADIVTQILNFGLPSPIDVQISGSQREAIYAVARKLEAELNQVRGAVDVRLFQVMNAPRLHFDVDRVRSGAVGLTQRDVANNMLLTVSSSSQVSPSFWSDPKTGNSYPVSVRVPETRVGSVEDLTRLALPTREGNQLLGDFARVQRAQTPVFISHVDIQPTYNVRADVQDSDLGSVSERLERVVEHYRGQLPPGSRIQVRGQVDSMRSSFERLLLGLLFAAVLVYALMVVNFQSWLIPFIIITALPGAVVGMVVALFVTQTSFSIPSLMGAIMSVGVATANSVLVVSFANEQRMRGASALEAALEAGRVRVRPVLMTALAMGLGMLPMSLGLSEGGEQNAALGCAVIGGLVGATVATLFFVPVVYSLMLARRSVRVAAPELEPSVTA